A section of the Triticum dicoccoides isolate Atlit2015 ecotype Zavitan chromosome 7A, WEW_v2.0, whole genome shotgun sequence genome encodes:
- the LOC119331224 gene encoding uncharacterized protein LOC119331224: protein MAGAADAGVCGVCFNHCKYESKGSGFNMVAWEEFKNAGVVPCNERARFNNLTGEKVTFVSNQRAYTVRCYKGRTKSAMYGRGWRKFYEDNNLGKGQMVVFHLDEPSPTASILWFQVGNGSKDEQPMEEGDPIEDSDSGNEDGEASSDDGEGIVRTRGLLLNEIEDAQLQGLLPLSDGFIGFAFVHRLTRTDIRLGMMKIPKKVATATPFEEQGVVGISVDGRRFKKISYKTTDDGRIVFGSKKWKNFTASRGLKVNTVVLIGFKSSERDDVHVLVILKKLG, encoded by the exons ATGGCCGGCGCTGCTGATGCA GGGGTTTGTGGAGTTTGTTTCAACCATTGCAAGTATGAGAGCAAGGGAAGCGGTTTCAACATGGTTGCATGGGAGGAGTTCAAGAATGCAGGG GTTGTGCCTTGCAATGAAAGGGCCCGTTTCAACAATCTGACAGGAGAGAAGGTGACGTTTGTGTCAAACCAACGGGCATACACTGTAAGGTGTTACAAGGGTCGCACAAAGAGCGCTATGTATGGGAGAGGTTGGAGGAAGTTCTATGAAGACAACAATCTGGGCAAGGGTCAGATGGTGGTGTTCCACCTGGATGAACCTTCACCTACGGCATCTATTTTGTGGTTCCAGGTGGGCAACGGCTCTAAAGATGAACAGCCTATGGAAGAGGGTGATCCCATTGAAGATTCAGATTCAGGTAATGAGGATGGAGAAGCTTCAAGCGATGATGGTGAAGGCATTGTTCGCACTAGGGGGCTTTTGCTTAATGAGATAGAGGATGCTCAGCTACAAGGGTTGCTGCCTCTCAGTGATGGTTTCATTGGGTTTGCTTTTGTTCACCGCCTGACAAGGACTGACATTCGCTTGGGCATGATG AAAATACCCAAGAAAGTTGCTACTGCCACGCCGTTTGAAGAACAGGGGGTTGTTGGTATTTCTGTGGATGGTCGGAGATTCAAAAAAATCTCATACAAAACTACTGATGATGGCCGCATTGTGTTTGGCAGCAAGAAGTGGAAAAACTTCACAGCTAGCAGAGGACTCAAAGTCAACACAGTTGTTCTTATTGGCTTCAAGAGCAGCGAGAGGGATGATGTCCATGTCCTGGTTATCTTGAAGAAGCTTGGCTAG